Proteins from a genomic interval of Agromyces sp. Leaf222:
- a CDS encoding GNAT family N-acetyltransferase, translating into MRPREDGFRLSPNGGTAETRPLGVSEGTTTPDGTPQSYPAEYGVAHGSFGLVPAAYVFLVDGESARPDRVLLQRRANTSYYDGWWAASAAGHVDPGEPVHATAVRETREEIGVGLDPDDLEPLTAMHRSAPNGKPVDQRLDVFFACRRWIGEPALQEGTASDLAWFELDALPEQVVHHERFVLEHWRGGTLSPVSSFGFATHGGASAPDAAAEPGPASAPDPALPLQVAYGTASARDIRELIEFWAGAGENDSRPTDTPEALQRLLARDADSLIVARLDGRVVGTVIAGYDGWRAHLYRLAVAPEQRRRGIGRELMRRAEARLAAFGVPRFDAMVLAHNELGRSLWTSLGYSEQHDWRRWVRTAPRKQGT; encoded by the coding sequence ATGCGCCCTCGAGAGGACGGGTTCCGGCTGTCGCCGAACGGCGGCACGGCCGAAACCCGTCCTCTCGGCGTCTCCGAGGGCACGACGACGCCGGATGGGACGCCGCAGTCCTACCCCGCGGAGTACGGCGTCGCGCACGGCAGCTTCGGCCTCGTGCCTGCCGCCTACGTGTTCCTCGTCGACGGCGAGAGCGCACGGCCCGACCGCGTGCTGCTGCAGCGCCGCGCGAACACCTCGTACTACGACGGCTGGTGGGCCGCGTCGGCGGCGGGCCACGTCGATCCGGGCGAGCCAGTGCACGCCACGGCCGTGCGCGAGACGCGCGAGGAGATCGGCGTCGGCCTCGACCCCGACGACCTCGAGCCGCTGACCGCGATGCACCGCAGTGCGCCGAACGGCAAGCCCGTCGACCAGCGCCTCGACGTGTTCTTCGCCTGCCGCCGATGGATCGGCGAGCCCGCGCTGCAGGAGGGCACGGCGAGCGACCTCGCCTGGTTCGAGCTCGACGCCCTGCCCGAGCAGGTCGTGCACCACGAGCGGTTCGTGCTCGAGCACTGGCGCGGCGGAACCCTGTCACCCGTGTCCTCATTCGGGTTCGCGACGCATGGCGGTGCCTCCGCGCCCGATGCAGCAGCCGAGCCCGGCCCTGCGAGCGCGCCCGACCCGGCCCTCCCGCTCCAGGTCGCCTACGGCACGGCGTCGGCACGCGACATCCGCGAGCTCATCGAGTTCTGGGCCGGCGCCGGAGAGAACGACTCGCGGCCGACCGACACGCCCGAGGCCCTCCAGCGGCTGCTGGCGCGCGACGCCGACTCGCTCATCGTCGCCCGCCTCGACGGCCGGGTGGTGGGCACGGTCATCGCCGGCTACGACGGCTGGCGAGCCCACCTGTACCGACTCGCCGTCGCGCCGGAGCAGCGAAGACGCGGCATCGGCCGCGAGCTCATGCGGCGAGCCGAGGCCAGGCTGGCCGCGTTCGGCGTCCCGCGCTTCGACGCGATGGTGCTCGCACACAACGAACTCGGCCGCAGTCTCTGGACGTCGCTCGGCTACTCCGAGCAGCACGACTGGCGGCGGTGGGTCCGAACCGCCCCACGGAAGCAGGGAACATGA
- a CDS encoding AMP-binding protein codes for MASSPRPDATVPDLSVFDYLFGGLAEGDLDTVAIVDGTSGATTTYRQLVGQIQLLAGALAARGVGVGDVVAVLCPNVPAFATVFHGILRSGATATTVNSLYTPDEIANQLTDAGARWFFTVSPLLPQAAAAAARVGIADDHLVVLDGAEGHPSLRDLLGEGRAAPDVSFDPAEHLAVLPYSSGTTGRPKGVMLTHRNLVANVAQNVESIGLESSDRVLAVLPFFHIYGMTVLLNYALKCRASLVTMPKFDLAEFLRVIGEYGATWLFIAPPIAVALAKHPLVAQADLSSVKVVFSGAAPLDGSLAEAVAERLDCVVCQGYGMTETSPVTHVIALDRPDLDRSSIGHLLPSTEARVVDVESGADVDVPDDGASEPGELWIRGPQVMKGYLGNPEATAEMLDADGWLHTGDIATVTADGVYRIVDRLKELIKYKGYQVAPAVLEAVLLGHPKIADAAVIGVRDADGQEIPKAFIVAQADAELDADEVISFVAEHVAPHEKVRAVEFIDVVPKSTAGKILRKDLRAREAATTGA; via the coding sequence ATGGCCAGCAGCCCGCGCCCAGACGCGACCGTTCCCGACCTGTCCGTGTTCGACTACCTGTTCGGAGGCCTGGCCGAGGGCGACCTCGACACCGTCGCGATCGTCGACGGCACCAGCGGGGCGACCACGACGTACCGCCAGCTGGTGGGCCAGATCCAGCTGCTCGCGGGGGCGCTGGCCGCACGCGGCGTGGGCGTCGGCGACGTGGTCGCGGTGCTCTGCCCGAACGTGCCGGCCTTCGCGACGGTGTTCCACGGCATCCTGCGCTCGGGCGCCACGGCGACGACCGTGAACTCCCTCTACACGCCCGACGAGATCGCGAACCAGCTGACGGATGCCGGTGCCCGCTGGTTCTTCACGGTGTCACCGCTGCTCCCCCAGGCCGCCGCCGCTGCCGCGCGGGTCGGCATCGCCGACGACCACCTCGTCGTGCTCGACGGCGCCGAGGGACATCCGTCACTGCGCGACCTGCTCGGCGAGGGGCGCGCGGCACCGGATGTCTCGTTCGACCCGGCCGAGCACCTCGCGGTACTGCCGTACTCGTCAGGCACGACTGGGCGGCCGAAGGGCGTCATGCTCACGCACCGCAACCTGGTGGCGAACGTCGCCCAGAACGTGGAGTCGATCGGCCTCGAGTCGTCGGACCGCGTGCTCGCGGTGCTGCCGTTCTTCCACATCTACGGCATGACCGTGCTGCTGAACTACGCGCTCAAGTGCCGGGCGAGCCTCGTGACCATGCCGAAGTTCGACCTCGCCGAGTTCCTCAGGGTGATCGGCGAGTACGGGGCGACCTGGCTGTTCATCGCGCCGCCCATCGCGGTCGCCCTCGCGAAGCATCCGCTCGTCGCGCAGGCCGACCTGTCGAGCGTGAAGGTCGTCTTCTCGGGGGCTGCGCCACTCGACGGCTCGCTCGCCGAGGCCGTCGCCGAACGGCTGGACTGCGTCGTCTGCCAGGGCTACGGCATGACCGAGACGAGTCCCGTCACGCATGTCATCGCGCTCGACCGGCCCGACCTCGATCGCTCGAGCATCGGCCACCTGCTTCCGAGCACCGAGGCGCGCGTCGTCGACGTCGAGTCGGGCGCCGACGTCGACGTGCCTGACGATGGCGCGAGCGAACCCGGCGAACTGTGGATCCGCGGCCCGCAGGTCATGAAGGGCTACCTCGGCAACCCCGAGGCGACGGCGGAGATGCTCGACGCCGACGGATGGCTGCACACGGGCGACATCGCGACGGTCACCGCCGACGGCGTGTACCGCATCGTCGACCGGCTGAAGGAGCTCATCAAGTACAAGGGCTACCAGGTCGCGCCCGCCGTGCTCGAAGCGGTGCTGCTGGGGCATCCGAAGATCGCGGATGCCGCGGTGATCGGCGTGCGCGATGCCGACGGCCAGGAGATCCCCAAGGCGTTCATCGTCGCCCAGGCCGACGCCGAGCTCGATGCCGACGAGGTCATCTCGTTCGTCGCGGAGCACGTCGCCCCGCACGAGAAGGTGCGCGCGGTCGAGTTCATCGACGTCGTGCCCAAGTCGACCGCGGGCAAGATCCTGCGCAAGGACCTGCGCGCGAGGGAGGCGGCGACGACTGGCGCGTGA
- a CDS encoding DUF389 domain-containing protein — protein MSETTRPRPQLNDLAHMRDAVLFDGPEAPHKVSRFWLLLILSSIIAAAGVVADSTATVIGAMIVAPLMLPIQGTMLATVLGDRDALVRSLLLLIAGAATAVGIGFAVGLLVVNEVVASNNSQVASRVSPGLIDLLAALATGVVGSIALVRRDISDTLPGVAIAISLVPPLSVVGLTLQSGAPDQALGALLLFLTNVAAIIGTGIVVMAVYGASRLAAPPADARQISHKRRNTAIALTLMGIVVIVPLTITSVQTAQNVTRESAVHGVAKAWGADVGWELTSVTTTNGVIIAKFEGDGDQPETATLESALRGAGIDPSDVEVELEPTYTVKLGPAAGSGGD, from the coding sequence ATGAGCGAGACGACGCGACCACGACCGCAGCTGAACGACCTCGCGCACATGCGCGATGCCGTGCTGTTCGACGGGCCGGAGGCACCGCACAAGGTGAGCCGCTTCTGGCTCCTGCTCATCCTCTCGTCGATCATCGCCGCCGCCGGCGTGGTCGCCGACTCGACCGCCACGGTGATCGGCGCGATGATCGTGGCCCCGCTCATGCTGCCGATCCAGGGCACGATGCTCGCGACGGTGCTCGGCGACCGCGACGCGCTCGTGCGCTCACTGCTGCTGCTCATCGCGGGCGCGGCGACGGCGGTGGGCATCGGGTTCGCCGTGGGCCTGCTCGTGGTGAACGAGGTCGTCGCGTCGAACAACTCGCAGGTCGCGAGCCGGGTCTCCCCTGGCCTGATCGACCTGCTCGCCGCGCTCGCGACCGGCGTCGTCGGGTCGATCGCCCTCGTGCGGCGCGATATCTCAGACACGCTGCCGGGCGTCGCCATCGCGATCTCACTCGTGCCGCCGCTGTCGGTCGTCGGGCTCACGCTGCAGTCCGGTGCGCCCGACCAGGCGCTCGGCGCGCTGCTGCTCTTCCTCACGAACGTCGCGGCCATCATCGGCACGGGCATCGTCGTGATGGCGGTCTACGGGGCGAGCCGGCTGGCGGCGCCACCGGCCGACGCGCGGCAGATCTCGCACAAGCGCCGCAACACGGCAATCGCCCTCACGCTCATGGGCATCGTCGTGATCGTGCCCCTCACGATCACGAGCGTGCAGACCGCGCAGAACGTGACCCGGGAGTCCGCCGTGCACGGCGTCGCCAAGGCCTGGGGCGCCGACGTCGGCTGGGAGCTGACGAGCGTGACGACCACGAACGGCGTCATCATCGCGAAGTTCGAGGGCGACGGCGACCAGCCCGAGACGGCGACCCTCGAGAGCGCCCTGCGCGGCGCGGGCATCGACCCGAGCGACGTGGAGGTCGAGCTCGAGCCCACGTACACGGTGAAGCTCGGCCCCGCGGCCGGCTCGGGCGGCGACTAG
- a CDS encoding catalase, translating into MTENTTTQTGTPVASDAHSLTVGADGPTVLHDRYLVEKLAQFNRERIPERIVHAKGGGAFGRFEVTADVSAYTRAAVFQPGADSETLMRFSSVAGEQGSPDTWRDVRGFSVKFYTTEGNYDIVGNNTPVFFIRDAIKFPDFIHSQKRLPGSGLRDADMQWDFWTLSPESAHQVTYLMGDRGLPKSWREMHGFGSHTYQWINAAGEKFWVKYHFRSQQGDLHLDAETAEAIAGADADFYRRDLHEAIEAGNHPKWDLHVQVMPYEDAKTYRFNPFDLTKVWPHADYPLIPVGTLTLDRNPQNFFAEIEQAAFSPANTVPGIAISPDKMLMARVFSYPDAQRYRVGTNYNQIPVNAPHAAPVHNYSQDGAQRHGFNSPAAPVYAPNSFGGPSADAERAAEGGWEQDGELVRAAYTLRSDDSDFGQPGTLYREVYSAEAKQRLLETLTGQGESITVDEIRERFFQYWTNVDAELGAALRASVGTEHAAA; encoded by the coding sequence ATGACCGAGAACACCACCACCCAGACCGGAACGCCCGTCGCCAGTGACGCGCACTCGCTCACCGTCGGCGCCGACGGACCCACCGTGCTGCACGACCGCTACCTCGTCGAGAAGCTCGCCCAGTTCAACCGCGAGCGCATCCCCGAGCGCATCGTGCACGCCAAGGGCGGCGGCGCGTTCGGTCGCTTCGAGGTGACGGCGGATGTCTCCGCGTACACGCGGGCCGCGGTCTTCCAGCCGGGCGCGGACTCCGAGACGCTGATGCGGTTCTCGTCGGTCGCCGGCGAGCAGGGATCGCCCGACACCTGGCGCGACGTGCGCGGATTCTCGGTCAAGTTCTACACGACCGAGGGCAACTACGACATCGTCGGCAACAACACCCCGGTGTTCTTCATCCGCGACGCCATCAAGTTCCCCGACTTCATCCACTCGCAGAAGCGACTGCCGGGCTCCGGCCTCCGCGACGCCGACATGCAGTGGGACTTCTGGACCCTCTCGCCCGAGTCGGCGCACCAGGTCACCTACCTCATGGGCGACCGCGGCCTGCCGAAGTCCTGGCGCGAGATGCACGGCTTCGGGTCGCACACGTACCAGTGGATCAACGCGGCCGGCGAGAAGTTCTGGGTGAAGTACCACTTCCGCTCGCAGCAGGGCGACCTGCACCTCGACGCCGAGACCGCCGAGGCGATCGCCGGCGCCGACGCCGACTTCTACCGCCGCGACCTCCACGAGGCGATCGAGGCGGGCAACCACCCCAAGTGGGACCTGCACGTGCAGGTCATGCCCTACGAGGACGCGAAGACCTATCGCTTCAACCCGTTCGACCTCACGAAGGTGTGGCCGCACGCGGACTACCCGCTGATCCCGGTCGGCACGCTGACGCTCGACCGCAACCCGCAGAACTTCTTCGCCGAGATCGAGCAGGCGGCCTTCTCGCCCGCGAACACCGTGCCCGGCATCGCGATCAGCCCCGACAAGATGCTCATGGCCCGCGTGTTCAGCTACCCCGACGCGCAGCGCTACCGCGTCGGCACGAACTACAACCAGATCCCCGTGAACGCACCGCACGCGGCGCCCGTGCACAACTACTCGCAGGACGGCGCGCAGCGTCACGGGTTCAACTCGCCCGCCGCGCCGGTCTACGCGCCGAACTCGTTCGGCGGACCGTCGGCCGACGCCGAGCGTGCAGCCGAGGGCGGCTGGGAGCAGGACGGCGAGCTCGTGCGCGCGGCCTACACGCTGCGAAGCGACGACAGCGACTTCGGCCAGCCGGGCACGCTCTACCGCGAGGTGTACTCCGCCGAGGCGAAACAGCGCCTGCTCGAGACCCTGACCGGCCAGGGCGAGTCGATCACCGTCGACGAGATCCGCGAGCGGTTCTTCCAGTACTGGACGAACGTCGACGCCGAGCTGGGCGCCGCGCTGCGCGCATCGGTCGGCACGGAGCACGCGGCCGCGTAG
- a CDS encoding Fur family transcriptional regulator, whose protein sequence is MTTDEIRDAAAGHLRSAGLRVTAPRLAVLEAVTGNGHLDADAVHARVGVDHPGIPLQTVYNVLADLNAAGLLRRIEPAGSAALHESRIGDNHHHIVCTRCSAVADVDCIVGQAPCLAPSDAGGFVVHTAEVTFWGLCASCQQEAAA, encoded by the coding sequence ATGACCACCGACGAGATCCGCGACGCGGCCGCCGGGCACCTCCGCTCGGCGGGGTTGCGCGTGACGGCGCCACGACTCGCGGTCCTCGAGGCGGTCACCGGCAACGGGCATCTCGACGCCGACGCGGTTCACGCGCGCGTGGGCGTCGACCACCCGGGCATCCCGCTGCAGACCGTGTACAACGTGCTCGCCGACCTGAACGCGGCCGGCCTCCTCCGGCGCATCGAGCCGGCGGGGTCTGCGGCGCTCCACGAGAGCCGCATCGGCGACAACCACCACCACATCGTGTGCACGCGATGCAGTGCCGTGGCCGATGTCGACTGCATCGTCGGGCAGGCACCGTGCCTCGCCCCGTCCGATGCGGGCGGATTCGTCGTGCACACCGCCGAGGTCACCTTCTGGGGCCTCTGCGCGAGCTGTCAGCAGGAGGCCGCGGCCTAG
- a CDS encoding MFS transporter, which yields MTSSIPTVHPAPPFPWLGLIVLAAAVFLSVTIEMLPTGLLPDMSRELGVGEPLVGLLVTVFAGTVVVLTVPLAALTKRLPRRRLIVITLAVLALSCVLTAIAPNYPTVLATRVLGGAAHGVFWSVVGAYAGHLVPKEQLARAVSISVAGGSAAFVLGVPLGTALGQALGWRVAFAAMGVLTLLGALLVWRFLPPVRHHAGEADAAPLRLRSDRTFMPVLVVCAITAVTMIGMYTFYTYIAPYITDVMGLPSSAISPMLLAYGIAGAVGLVLAGAVLGRRPTAGLVVALVATGLGVAGLASFPTTPVVGIGSFLLFGTAFGALPTMLNTRLLHTASARIRDAAASFYTTAFNTGIGGGALLGAVLYGVIGLSALPWVFVALLVCSTTALIWTALVNRVGR from the coding sequence ATGACCTCTTCGATTCCCACGGTGCATCCTGCGCCGCCGTTCCCCTGGCTCGGGCTCATCGTGCTCGCCGCCGCCGTCTTCCTCTCGGTCACGATCGAGATGCTCCCCACGGGCCTGCTGCCCGACATGAGCCGCGAGCTCGGCGTCGGCGAGCCCCTCGTCGGCCTGCTCGTGACCGTGTTCGCGGGCACCGTCGTCGTGCTGACGGTTCCGCTCGCGGCGCTGACCAAGCGCCTGCCGCGCCGCCGTCTCATCGTCATCACCCTCGCCGTGCTCGCGCTCAGCTGCGTGCTCACGGCGATCGCCCCGAACTACCCGACGGTGCTCGCGACGCGCGTGCTCGGCGGTGCCGCGCACGGCGTGTTCTGGTCGGTCGTCGGCGCATACGCCGGGCACCTCGTGCCCAAGGAGCAGCTCGCGAGGGCCGTGTCGATCAGCGTGGCCGGCGGTTCAGCCGCGTTCGTGCTCGGCGTTCCGCTCGGCACGGCGCTCGGCCAGGCCCTCGGCTGGCGCGTCGCCTTCGCCGCGATGGGCGTGCTGACGCTGCTCGGCGCGCTGCTCGTCTGGCGGTTCCTCCCGCCGGTGCGCCACCACGCCGGTGAAGCGGATGCCGCGCCCCTGCGCCTGCGCAGCGATCGCACGTTCATGCCGGTGCTCGTGGTCTGCGCCATCACCGCCGTCACGATGATCGGCATGTACACGTTCTACACGTACATCGCGCCGTACATCACCGACGTCATGGGGCTCCCGTCGAGCGCGATCAGCCCGATGCTGCTCGCCTACGGCATCGCCGGCGCGGTGGGCCTGGTGCTCGCCGGGGCGGTGCTCGGCCGGCGCCCGACGGCCGGACTCGTCGTCGCCCTCGTCGCGACGGGCCTCGGCGTCGCCGGCCTCGCGTCGTTCCCGACCACGCCCGTCGTGGGCATCGGCAGCTTCCTGCTGTTCGGCACGGCGTTCGGCGCCCTCCCGACGATGCTCAACACGCGCCTGCTGCACACGGCGTCGGCCCGCATCCGCGACGCCGCGGCATCCTTCTACACGACCGCGTTCAACACGGGCATCGGCGGCGGAGCGCTGCTCGGCGCCGTGCTCTACGGCGTGATCGGCCTCTCGGCGCTGCCGTGGGTGTTCGTCGCCCTGCTCGTGTGCTCGACGACCGCGCTCATCTGGACGGCGCTCGTCAACCGCGTCGGCCGGTAG
- a CDS encoding DUF3817 domain-containing protein — protein MSPKRLYRTFAVAEAITWTLLIAGMILKYGFGVDIAVTIGGGIHGFVFLAYAVIAVVVGVNQRWNVGRIAFALLTAIVPYATIPFELWLVRRGHLEGDWRREAGDHPADGSLPNRVLRLVLARPAISIAVGVVAVAAAFTVLLMVGPPVPPPA, from the coding sequence GTGTCACCGAAACGCCTGTACCGCACCTTCGCCGTCGCCGAGGCGATCACCTGGACGCTGCTGATCGCGGGCATGATCCTGAAGTACGGGTTCGGCGTCGACATCGCCGTGACCATCGGCGGCGGCATCCACGGGTTCGTGTTCCTCGCCTACGCCGTGATCGCCGTCGTCGTCGGCGTGAACCAGCGCTGGAACGTCGGGCGCATCGCGTTCGCCCTCCTCACCGCGATCGTGCCCTATGCGACGATCCCGTTCGAGCTGTGGCTCGTGCGTCGCGGCCACCTCGAGGGCGACTGGCGCCGCGAGGCCGGCGACCACCCCGCCGACGGCTCGTTGCCGAACCGCGTGCTGCGACTCGTGCTCGCGCGCCCGGCGATCTCGATCGCGGTCGGTGTCGTCGCCGTCGCGGCGGCGTTCACGGTGCTGCTCATGGTCGGCCCGCCGGTGCCGCCGCCCGCGTAG
- a CDS encoding adenine phosphoribosyltransferase — protein MTEQDVRDLVESNLATIPDFPEPGVLFRDLTPVFADASAFHALSEALTAPFAGTFDVLAGVEARGFLLAGAASALCGAGLLPIRKAGKLPRKVLREEYALEYGTAALEVHEGELPPGTRVLIVDDVLATGGTVAAAARLVERAGWQVAGISVAIELVDLGGRAALDDRYETFSLLQY, from the coding sequence GTGACCGAGCAGGATGTGCGCGACCTTGTCGAATCGAACCTCGCGACGATTCCCGACTTCCCCGAACCGGGAGTGCTCTTCCGCGACCTCACGCCCGTCTTCGCCGATGCGTCCGCGTTCCACGCCCTCTCCGAGGCGCTGACGGCACCCTTCGCCGGCACCTTCGACGTGCTCGCCGGCGTCGAGGCGCGCGGGTTCCTGCTGGCAGGCGCCGCGTCGGCGCTCTGCGGGGCGGGGCTCTTGCCGATCCGCAAGGCGGGCAAGCTGCCGCGCAAGGTGCTCCGCGAGGAGTACGCGCTCGAGTACGGCACCGCAGCGCTCGAGGTGCACGAGGGCGAGCTGCCGCCAGGCACGCGCGTGCTCATCGTCGACGACGTGCTGGCCACCGGCGGAACGGTCGCAGCCGCCGCCAGACTCGTCGAGCGCGCAGGATGGCAGGTCGCGGGCATCTCGGTCGCGATCGAGCTCGTCGACCTCGGCGGTCGCGCGGCGCTCGACGACCGCTACGAGACGTTCTCGCTGCTGCAGTACTGA
- the purL gene encoding phosphoribosylformylglycinamidine synthase subunit PurL, with protein sequence MTIETTATTAAESSKPAPVLDTVEVAATTPEKEQPYAALGLKPDEYERIRNILGRRPTSAELAMYSVMWSEHCSYKSSKIYLRQFGKKVTPAMKQHLMVGMGENAGVLDIGEGWAVTFKIESHNHPSYIEPFQGAATGVGGIVRDIISMGARPVAVMDALRFGDINHPDTARVVHGVVSGISFYGNCLGLPNIGGETWFDSVYQANPLVNALAVGVLRHEDLHLANAKGAGNKVVLFGARTGGDGIGGASILASDTFAEGGPTKRPAVQVGDPFAEKVLIECCLELFQGDLVEGIQDLGAAGISCATSELASNGDGGMAIVLDDVLLRDPTLTPEEILMSESQERMMAIVKPEKLEGFLEVVKKWDVETSVLGEVTDTGRLSIMWHGQEIVNVDPRTVAVDGPVYERPVAYPTWIDALQADTAAKLERPATADEIREQFLKLVGSANQADAAWVTNQYDSYVLGNTALGAPDDAGMIRVDEESGLGVSVATDANGRYSYLDPRQGAKLALAEAFRNVAVTGAKPMGVSDCLNFGSPENPEVMWQFSETVEGLSDGCLELGIPVTGGNVSFYNQTGDVPIHPTPVIAVLGVIDDVARRIPSGWQDDGHNIYLLGDTALELDGSAWAGTVHGHLGGRPPAVSLEGEKVLAELLAAAALEGLIDSAHDLSDGGLAIALSEAVTRFGVGARVFLGEVTGDAGIDVATALFSESAGRVIVSVPREDDVKFRGLCDGRGYPVRRIGVTDAASGSLEVQDAFTVSIDELRGVNRAPLADAFGPVVGY encoded by the coding sequence GTGACCATCGAAACCACCGCCACGACCGCTGCCGAATCGTCGAAGCCGGCGCCGGTGCTCGACACCGTCGAGGTCGCCGCCACCACGCCCGAGAAGGAGCAGCCGTACGCCGCGCTGGGCCTGAAGCCCGACGAGTACGAGCGCATCCGAAACATCCTCGGCCGCCGCCCGACGAGCGCCGAACTCGCGATGTACTCCGTCATGTGGAGCGAGCACTGCTCCTACAAGTCGTCGAAGATCTACCTGCGCCAGTTCGGCAAGAAGGTCACGCCGGCCATGAAGCAGCACCTGATGGTGGGCATGGGCGAGAACGCCGGCGTGCTCGACATCGGCGAGGGCTGGGCCGTCACCTTCAAGATCGAGTCGCACAACCACCCGAGCTACATCGAGCCGTTCCAGGGCGCCGCGACCGGCGTCGGCGGCATCGTGCGCGACATCATCTCGATGGGCGCGCGCCCCGTGGCCGTCATGGACGCGCTCCGCTTCGGCGACATCAACCACCCCGACACCGCGCGCGTCGTGCACGGCGTGGTCTCGGGCATCAGCTTCTACGGCAACTGCCTCGGCCTGCCGAACATCGGCGGCGAGACCTGGTTCGACTCGGTCTACCAGGCCAACCCGCTCGTGAACGCCCTCGCCGTCGGCGTGCTGCGCCACGAGGACCTGCACCTGGCCAACGCCAAGGGCGCGGGCAACAAGGTCGTGCTGTTCGGCGCCCGCACGGGTGGCGACGGCATCGGCGGCGCCTCGATCCTCGCGTCCGACACGTTCGCAGAAGGCGGCCCGACCAAGCGCCCCGCGGTGCAGGTCGGCGACCCGTTCGCCGAGAAGGTGCTCATCGAGTGCTGCCTCGAGCTGTTCCAGGGCGACCTCGTCGAGGGCATCCAAGACCTGGGCGCTGCCGGCATCTCGTGCGCGACCTCCGAGCTCGCGTCGAACGGCGACGGCGGCATGGCCATCGTGCTCGACGACGTGCTGCTGCGCGACCCCACGCTCACGCCTGAGGAGATCCTCATGAGCGAGAGCCAGGAGCGCATGATGGCGATCGTCAAGCCCGAGAAGCTCGAGGGCTTCCTCGAGGTCGTCAAGAAGTGGGATGTCGAGACCAGCGTGCTCGGCGAGGTCACCGACACCGGCCGCCTCAGCATCATGTGGCACGGCCAGGAGATCGTGAACGTCGACCCGCGCACCGTCGCCGTCGACGGCCCGGTCTACGAGCGCCCGGTCGCCTACCCCACCTGGATCGACGCGCTGCAGGCCGACACGGCCGCGAAGCTCGAGCGACCGGCGACGGCCGACGAGATCCGCGAGCAGTTCCTGAAGCTCGTCGGCTCGGCGAACCAGGCCGACGCGGCGTGGGTCACGAACCAGTACGACTCCTACGTGCTCGGCAACACCGCGCTCGGCGCGCCCGACGACGCGGGCATGATCCGCGTCGACGAGGAATCCGGCCTCGGCGTCTCGGTCGCCACCGACGCCAACGGCCGCTACTCCTACCTCGACCCGCGCCAGGGCGCGAAGCTCGCCCTCGCCGAGGCGTTCCGCAACGTCGCCGTCACGGGCGCGAAGCCCATGGGCGTCAGCGACTGCCTGAACTTCGGCTCCCCCGAGAACCCCGAGGTCATGTGGCAGTTCTCCGAGACCGTCGAGGGCCTCAGCGACGGATGCCTCGAGCTCGGCATTCCCGTCACCGGCGGCAACGTCAGCTTCTACAACCAGACCGGCGACGTGCCGATCCACCCGACGCCGGTCATCGCCGTGCTCGGCGTGATCGACGACGTCGCGCGCCGCATCCCCAGCGGATGGCAGGACGACGGCCACAACATCTACCTCCTCGGCGACACCGCGCTCGAGCTCGACGGCTCCGCGTGGGCCGGCACCGTGCACGGGCACCTCGGCGGTCGCCCGCCGGCCGTGTCGCTCGAGGGCGAGAAGGTCCTCGCCGAGCTGCTCGCCGCGGCGGCGCTCGAGGGCCTCATCGACTCGGCGCACGACCTCAGCGACGGCGGCCTCGCGATCGCCCTCTCCGAGGCCGTCACGCGCTTCGGCGTCGGCGCCCGCGTGTTCCTCGGCGAGGTCACGGGCGACGCCGGCATCGACGTCGCGACCGCGCTCTTCTCGGAGTCGGCCGGTCGCGTCATCGTCTCGGTCCCCCGCGAAGACGACGTGAAGTTCCGCGGGCTCTGCGACGGCCGCGGCTACCCGGTGCGCCGCATCGGCGTGACGGATGCCGCGTCGGGCTCGCTCGAGGTGCAGGACGCCTTCACCGTGTCGATCGACGAGCTGCGCGGCGTCAACCGCGCGCCGCTCGCCGACGCGTTCGGCCCGGTCGTCGGGTACTGA